One segment of Marinobacter sediminum DNA contains the following:
- the folK gene encoding 2-amino-4-hydroxy-6-hydroxymethyldihydropteridine diphosphokinase: MAGKVQVYISIGSNVDRERYVLAALDALGGWFGELEISPVYESEAVGFDGSPFLNLVVGVATDLSVGELSRRFKQLEAENGRRRNVPKFSARTLDLDILTYGDAVGLVDGVELPRGEILKNAFVLRPLADIAAEVLHPVCGKPYGQLWQEYSTDQKLWPIGFSWQGRQISLPAD, encoded by the coding sequence ATGGCCGGCAAGGTTCAGGTTTACATCAGTATCGGCAGCAATGTCGATCGGGAACGTTATGTGTTGGCCGCCCTGGATGCGCTTGGTGGCTGGTTTGGTGAGCTTGAGATTTCACCGGTCTATGAGAGCGAGGCCGTTGGCTTTGATGGTTCACCCTTTCTGAACCTGGTGGTGGGCGTTGCCACGGACTTGTCGGTGGGTGAGCTGTCCCGGCGTTTCAAACAGCTGGAAGCCGAGAACGGGCGGCGTCGGAACGTGCCCAAGTTCAGTGCCCGGACCCTGGATCTGGATATCCTGACCTACGGAGACGCCGTGGGGTTGGTCGACGGCGTGGAGCTGCCGCGTGGTGAAATCCTGAAGAATGCTTTCGTGCTTCGCCCCCTTGCCGATATCGCAGCCGAGGTTCTGCACCCGGTATGCGGCAAACCCTATGGCCAGCTCTGGCAGGAATACAGTACCGATCAGAAACTATGGCCGATTGGTTTTAGCTGGCAAGGGCGCCAGATTTCGCTACCGGCTGACTGA
- the plsY gene encoding glycerol-3-phosphate 1-O-acyltransferase PlsY, with protein sequence MNLPSDPVVTVLLCAAAYLAGSVLFAMPVCRLWKLPDPRAQGSGNPGATNVYRTGGWPPALVTLILDAAKGWLPVWLAHAAGLSVMVQAIVALFAVTGHMIPAFYRFKGGKGVATALGAGLALAPMTTLVLAAIWLAVMWRWRISALASLIAVACGPLISAFIEPETLPLFGLLAILIVVRHRNNLIRLAQGREAGL encoded by the coding sequence ATGAATCTGCCCAGCGACCCGGTTGTTACCGTTCTGCTTTGTGCCGCCGCCTATCTCGCCGGTTCCGTGCTGTTTGCAATGCCGGTATGTCGCCTCTGGAAACTTCCGGATCCGCGTGCCCAGGGCTCCGGCAACCCAGGCGCCACCAACGTCTACCGAACCGGAGGCTGGCCGCCGGCGTTGGTTACCCTGATCCTTGATGCCGCCAAAGGCTGGCTCCCGGTGTGGCTGGCCCACGCCGCCGGTCTTTCAGTCATGGTGCAGGCCATCGTGGCCCTTTTTGCCGTAACCGGGCACATGATCCCCGCTTTTTACCGCTTCAAGGGCGGCAAGGGCGTGGCAACCGCCCTCGGTGCCGGCCTCGCCCTGGCGCCGATGACCACCCTGGTCCTGGCGGCAATCTGGCTGGCAGTCATGTGGCGGTGGCGTATTTCAGCCCTGGCATCCCTCATTGCGGTTGCCTGCGGCCCGCTGATCAGCGCATTTATTGAACCGGAAACCCTGCCCCTGTTCGGGCTACTGGCCATCCTGATTGTGGTGCGACACCGCAACAACCTGATACGGCTGGCCCAGGGGCGCGAGGCAGGACTTTAA
- the folB gene encoding dihydroneopterin aldolase, translating into MTDSVLIEGLAVETVVGVYDWEREVDQRLLIDLEMAWDNRIPGASDDVNDALDYAAVSERVTSCLQALKPQLLEHGAEVLAADLQEAFGISWLRLTLKKPGAVPTARWVGVCIERGAR; encoded by the coding sequence TTGACAGACAGTGTGCTCATTGAAGGGTTGGCAGTGGAGACTGTTGTCGGTGTCTATGACTGGGAGCGGGAGGTTGACCAGCGCCTGTTGATAGATCTGGAGATGGCCTGGGACAACCGTATTCCCGGAGCCTCTGACGATGTGAATGATGCGCTCGATTATGCAGCGGTCAGTGAGCGGGTGACGTCCTGCCTGCAGGCACTCAAACCCCAGTTACTTGAGCACGGGGCGGAAGTTCTTGCGGCAGATCTGCAGGAGGCGTTTGGCATTTCCTGGCTCAGGCTGACACTCAAGAAGCCCGGTGCCGTGCCGACGGCCAGATGGGTTGGTGTTTGCATCGAGAGAGGGGCGCGCTAA